In one window of Haemorhous mexicanus isolate bHaeMex1 chromosome 31, bHaeMex1.pri, whole genome shotgun sequence DNA:
- the ADAM15 gene encoding disintegrin and metalloproteinase domain-containing protein 15 isoform X1, whose amino-acid sequence MGAMGPRLLLAAGLLLAAGTGSAAGDSSQQQQHSEELGHSWSVTPWVLWDNRTLSLAEATQGGFPARLTVLLELEGVRLLLELEQNWELVQGTGALLYYLPDGTRVIQEPREQEHCCYQGTVQGFPGSWANVCACAGLSGRLWLSDARSYTLEPDTSSPPGQHMASQLRLEPQSCREGSHPRAEATEPPWPQRGKRAAAEQRFVELVMVVDHAAFQNYPNLQRVHTRTLEIANQVDVFFRPLGVRVALLAVEVWSEGDKISVGGSARAVLERFLRWRREELLPQLPHDNAQLLTGAHFDDVSVGMSTQASVCSPTRSGGVSMDHSVSVLVVASTVAHQLGHNLGMRHDSAGRFCDCGDLRHDRGCIMAPPTGLTPGLSFSNCSWQDLERSLQQGQGWCLSNVPEPQVLTGSPTCGNHFVELGEECDCGLSVECTDPCCNSSSCQLMPGAMCATEDACCEDCQLRRAGHVCREPLGECDLPEFCDGVSRRCPPDTFLQDGQPCASGRARCYSGACATYEGQCQQLLGPGASPVSSSCMAALNARGDERGHCGQHPNGSYVTCTQQDTSCGMLQCQRSSSRGDSPEGSCQGTTLPGDEDVTDAAMVQPGTTCGPGKMCLQHRCQDISMLGDQQCQSKCHGHGVCNNHGHCHCERGWAPPSCDSPGVGGSQDSGPAGLERGGSALPTALLLSALLGLALALGLCRARRAGLHKRLCQLGKGTSCQYSAETRVRFLGPGAADGWSGISQPEPPSGSSQGPPARPRPPQWRQATELQVMHGSKPAALSSARPDPPSRPLPPDPVPKAPLSDRPPPPTRPLPADPVLLSAQPPGPAKPPPPQRPLPSDPPGPSVSRSENPPGHPYVTVIPARPAPAPPEA is encoded by the exons ATGGGGGCGATGGGGCCGCGGCTGCTGCTCGCCGCGGGGCTGCTGCTCGCCGCTGGCACCGGGAGCGCTGCAG GTGACAGctcgcagcagcagcagcacagtgaggaATTAGGACACTCCTGGTCAGTGACCCCGTGGGTGCTGTGGGATAACCGGACACTCAGCTTGGCAGAAGCCACCCAG GGGGGGTTCCCCGCCCGTCTGACagtcctgctggagctggagggggtgcggctgctgctggagctggagcaaaACTG ggagctggtgcAGGGCACTGGGGCACTGCTCTATTACCTGCCCGATGGCACACGGGTGATCCAGGAGCCCAGAGAGCAG gagcattGCTGCTACCAGGGGACAGTGCAGGGCTTCCCCGGCTCCTGGGCCAAcgtctgtgcctgtgctggaCTCAG TGGCCGCCTCTGGCTGTCGGACGCCAGGAGCTACACACTGGAGCCAGACACCAGCagccccccagggcagcacatgGCATCCCAGCTTCGGCTGgagccacagagctgcagggagggctcccaCCCTCGGGCAGAGGCAACAGAGCCCCCCTGGCCACAGAGG ggcaagcgggcagcagcagagcagcgcTTTGTGGAGCTGGTGATGGTGGTAGACCACGCTGCG TTCCAGAATTATCCCAACCTACAACGCGTTCACACCCGGACCCTGGAAATTGCCAACCAGGTGGATGTG TTCTTCCGCCCGCTGGGAGTGCGGGTGGCCCTGCTGGCCGTGGAGGTCTGGAGTGAGGGTGACAAGATCTCGGTGGGCGGCAGCGCCCGGGCCGTGCTGGAGCGGTTCCTGCGCTGGCGccgggaggagctgctgccccagctgccccaCGACAATGCCCAGCTCCTGAC GGGTGCCCACTTCGATGATGTCTCTGTGGGGATGTCGACTCAAGCCTCCGTGTGTTCCCCCACGCGCTCTGGGGGGGTCAGCATG gACCACTCTGTCAGTGTCCTTGTCGTGGCTTCCACTGTGGCCCATCAGCTGGGGCACAACCTGGGCATGCGCCACGACAGCGCCGGGCGCTTCTGTGACTGCGGTGACCTCCGGCATGACCGCGGCTGCATCATGGCACCGCCCACAGG GTTGACACCTGGCTTGAGCTTCAGCaactgcagctggcaggacCTGGAGcgcagcctgcagcagggccagggctggtgcctgtCCAATGTCCCTGAGCCCCAGGTCCTGACCGGGAGCCCCACCTGCGGGAACCACTTCGTAGAGCTGGGCGAGGAATGTGACTGCGGCCTCAGCGTG GAGTGCACCGATCCTTGCtgcaacagcagctcctgccagctgatGCCAGGGGCCATGTGTGCCACCGAGGACGCCTGTTGTGAGGACTGCCAG CTGCGCCGTGCTGGCCATGTGTGTCGGGAGCCGCTGGGCGAGTGTGACCTGCCTGAGTTCTGTGACGGGGTCTCACGGCGCTGCCCCCCTGACACGTTCCTGCAGGAtgggcagccctgtgccagcgGGCGGGCACGCTGCTACAGCGGGGCCTGTGCCACCTACgaggggcagtgccagcagctgctggggccag GTGCCAGTCCTGTCTCCAGCTCCTGTATGGCCGCCCTGAACGCAAGAGGGGATGAACGTGGGCACTGCGGGCAGCACCCTAATGGCTCCTATGTCACTTGCACCCAGCA ggacaccagctGCGGGATGCTGCAGTGCCAACGCAGCAGCTCCCGTGGGGACAGCCCAGAAGGGTCCTGCCAGGGAACCACCCTGCCCGGGGATGAGGATGTGACTGATGCAGCCATGGTGCAGCCTGGCACCACCTGTGGCCCCGGGAAG ATGTGTCTCCAGCACCGGTGCCAGGACATCTCCATGCTGGGTgaccagcagtgccagagcaaaTGCCACGGGCACGGG GTGTGCAACAACCACGGGCACTGCCACTGTGAGCGGGGCTGGGCCCCCCCAAGCTGTGACAGCCCCGGCGTGGGGGGCAGCCAGGACAGCGGCCCTGCCGGCCTTGAGCGAG GGGGAAGCGCCCTGCCCACGGCCCTGCTGCTGAGCGCGCTGCTGGGGCTGGcgctggcactggggctgtgccGTGCCCGCCGTGCCGGCCTGCACAAGCGTCTCTGCCAGCTTGGGAAAGGCACCTCCTGCCAGTACAG TGCTGAGACCCGGGTGCGGTTCCTGGGTCCCGGAGCCGCAGACGGCTGGAGCGG GATCTCACAGCCCGAGCCCCCGTCAGGCAGCAGCCAAGGTCCCCCTGCGCGCCCCCGGCCCCCGCAGTGGCGGCaggccacagagctgcaggtcaTGCATGGCAGCAAG CCGGCTGCCCTCAGCTCAGCCCGGCCTGATCCGCCCTCCCGGCCTCTCCCGCCGGACCCTGTTCCCAAG gccccCCTCTCGGACAGGCCGCCCCCCCCCACACGCCCGCTGCCCGCagaccctgtgctgctgagcgCTCAG CCCCCAGGTCCAGCCAAGCCTCCCCCACCGCAGCGGCCGCTGCCCTCGGACCCCCCGGGCCCTTCGGTGTCCCGCAGTGAGAACCCCCCTGGGCACCCCTATGTCACCGTGATTCCTGCCAG gcccgccccggccccgccagAGGCCTGA
- the ADAM15 gene encoding disintegrin and metalloproteinase domain-containing protein 15 isoform X2, with translation MGAMGPRLLLAAGLLLAAGTGSAAGDSSQQQQHSEELGHSWSVTPWVLWDNRTLSLAEATQGGFPARLTVLLELEGVRLLLELEQNWELVQGTGALLYYLPDGTRVIQEPREQEHCCYQGTVQGFPGSWANVCACAGLSGRLWLSDARSYTLEPDTSSPPGQHMASQLRLEPQSCREGSHPRAEATEPPWPQRGKRAAAEQRFVELVMVVDHAAFQNYPNLQRVHTRTLEIANQVDVFFRPLGVRVALLAVEVWSEGDKISVGGSARAVLERFLRWRREELLPQLPHDNAQLLTGAHFDDVSVGMSTQASVCSPTRSGGVSMDHSVSVLVVASTVAHQLGHNLGMRHDSAGRFCDCGDLRHDRGCIMAPPTGLTPGLSFSNCSWQDLERSLQQGQGWCLSNVPEPQVLTGSPTCGNHFVELGEECDCGLSVECTDPCCNSSSCQLMPGAMCATEDACCEDCQLRRAGHVCREPLGECDLPEFCDGVSRRCPPDTFLQDGQPCASGRARCYSGACATYEGQCQQLLGPGASPVSSSCMAALNARGDERGHCGQHPNGSYVTCTQQDTSCGMLQCQRSSSRGDSPEGSCQGTTLPGDEDVTDAAMVQPGTTCGPGKMCLQHRCQDISMLGDQQCQSKCHGHGVCNNHGHCHCERGWAPPSCDSPGVGGSQDSGPAGLERGGSALPTALLLSALLGLALALGLCRARRAGLHKRLCQLGKGTSCQYRISQPEPPSGSSQGPPARPRPPQWRQATELQVMHGSKPAALSSARPDPPSRPLPPDPVPKAPLSDRPPPPTRPLPADPVLLSAQPPGPAKPPPPQRPLPSDPPGPSVSRSENPPGHPYVTVIPARPAPAPPEA, from the exons ATGGGGGCGATGGGGCCGCGGCTGCTGCTCGCCGCGGGGCTGCTGCTCGCCGCTGGCACCGGGAGCGCTGCAG GTGACAGctcgcagcagcagcagcacagtgaggaATTAGGACACTCCTGGTCAGTGACCCCGTGGGTGCTGTGGGATAACCGGACACTCAGCTTGGCAGAAGCCACCCAG GGGGGGTTCCCCGCCCGTCTGACagtcctgctggagctggagggggtgcggctgctgctggagctggagcaaaACTG ggagctggtgcAGGGCACTGGGGCACTGCTCTATTACCTGCCCGATGGCACACGGGTGATCCAGGAGCCCAGAGAGCAG gagcattGCTGCTACCAGGGGACAGTGCAGGGCTTCCCCGGCTCCTGGGCCAAcgtctgtgcctgtgctggaCTCAG TGGCCGCCTCTGGCTGTCGGACGCCAGGAGCTACACACTGGAGCCAGACACCAGCagccccccagggcagcacatgGCATCCCAGCTTCGGCTGgagccacagagctgcagggagggctcccaCCCTCGGGCAGAGGCAACAGAGCCCCCCTGGCCACAGAGG ggcaagcgggcagcagcagagcagcgcTTTGTGGAGCTGGTGATGGTGGTAGACCACGCTGCG TTCCAGAATTATCCCAACCTACAACGCGTTCACACCCGGACCCTGGAAATTGCCAACCAGGTGGATGTG TTCTTCCGCCCGCTGGGAGTGCGGGTGGCCCTGCTGGCCGTGGAGGTCTGGAGTGAGGGTGACAAGATCTCGGTGGGCGGCAGCGCCCGGGCCGTGCTGGAGCGGTTCCTGCGCTGGCGccgggaggagctgctgccccagctgccccaCGACAATGCCCAGCTCCTGAC GGGTGCCCACTTCGATGATGTCTCTGTGGGGATGTCGACTCAAGCCTCCGTGTGTTCCCCCACGCGCTCTGGGGGGGTCAGCATG gACCACTCTGTCAGTGTCCTTGTCGTGGCTTCCACTGTGGCCCATCAGCTGGGGCACAACCTGGGCATGCGCCACGACAGCGCCGGGCGCTTCTGTGACTGCGGTGACCTCCGGCATGACCGCGGCTGCATCATGGCACCGCCCACAGG GTTGACACCTGGCTTGAGCTTCAGCaactgcagctggcaggacCTGGAGcgcagcctgcagcagggccagggctggtgcctgtCCAATGTCCCTGAGCCCCAGGTCCTGACCGGGAGCCCCACCTGCGGGAACCACTTCGTAGAGCTGGGCGAGGAATGTGACTGCGGCCTCAGCGTG GAGTGCACCGATCCTTGCtgcaacagcagctcctgccagctgatGCCAGGGGCCATGTGTGCCACCGAGGACGCCTGTTGTGAGGACTGCCAG CTGCGCCGTGCTGGCCATGTGTGTCGGGAGCCGCTGGGCGAGTGTGACCTGCCTGAGTTCTGTGACGGGGTCTCACGGCGCTGCCCCCCTGACACGTTCCTGCAGGAtgggcagccctgtgccagcgGGCGGGCACGCTGCTACAGCGGGGCCTGTGCCACCTACgaggggcagtgccagcagctgctggggccag GTGCCAGTCCTGTCTCCAGCTCCTGTATGGCCGCCCTGAACGCAAGAGGGGATGAACGTGGGCACTGCGGGCAGCACCCTAATGGCTCCTATGTCACTTGCACCCAGCA ggacaccagctGCGGGATGCTGCAGTGCCAACGCAGCAGCTCCCGTGGGGACAGCCCAGAAGGGTCCTGCCAGGGAACCACCCTGCCCGGGGATGAGGATGTGACTGATGCAGCCATGGTGCAGCCTGGCACCACCTGTGGCCCCGGGAAG ATGTGTCTCCAGCACCGGTGCCAGGACATCTCCATGCTGGGTgaccagcagtgccagagcaaaTGCCACGGGCACGGG GTGTGCAACAACCACGGGCACTGCCACTGTGAGCGGGGCTGGGCCCCCCCAAGCTGTGACAGCCCCGGCGTGGGGGGCAGCCAGGACAGCGGCCCTGCCGGCCTTGAGCGAG GGGGAAGCGCCCTGCCCACGGCCCTGCTGCTGAGCGCGCTGCTGGGGCTGGcgctggcactggggctgtgccGTGCCCGCCGTGCCGGCCTGCACAAGCGTCTCTGCCAGCTTGGGAAAGGCACCTCCTGCCAGTACAG GATCTCACAGCCCGAGCCCCCGTCAGGCAGCAGCCAAGGTCCCCCTGCGCGCCCCCGGCCCCCGCAGTGGCGGCaggccacagagctgcaggtcaTGCATGGCAGCAAG CCGGCTGCCCTCAGCTCAGCCCGGCCTGATCCGCCCTCCCGGCCTCTCCCGCCGGACCCTGTTCCCAAG gccccCCTCTCGGACAGGCCGCCCCCCCCCACACGCCCGCTGCCCGCagaccctgtgctgctgagcgCTCAG CCCCCAGGTCCAGCCAAGCCTCCCCCACCGCAGCGGCCGCTGCCCTCGGACCCCCCGGGCCCTTCGGTGTCCCGCAGTGAGAACCCCCCTGGGCACCCCTATGTCACCGTGATTCCTGCCAG gcccgccccggccccgccagAGGCCTGA